One window of Cuculus canorus isolate bCucCan1 chromosome 10, bCucCan1.pri, whole genome shotgun sequence genomic DNA carries:
- the CAPN6 gene encoding calpain-6 isoform X2 translates to MRCRDLCEDPYLFVNGISSHDLHQGTLGNCWFVAACSCLALRKTLWQQVIPDFNEQEWDPKNPEKYAGIFRFRFWCFGEWTEVVVDDLLPTMDGRLIYCHSNVKNEFWSALLEKAYAKLAGSYEALDGGSAADAIVDFTGAVAESIDLAQGKYGEIISEQMKLFEDLLKVHKRGGLISCSITASSGIPNEAETETGLIIGHAYSVTAIRKLRLGERLIFSFKAEKLFMIRLRNPWGKREWNGAWSDNSEEWKKVSTSERKSLGLTLENDGEFWMTFEDWCKNFTDVDICRIVNTSYFSIHKTWEKKMMHGAWTKNSEPLLNRSGGCFDNKETFLQNPQYIFDVKKTEDKVLVSLQQEDRRKYKKERKGDNIPIGFEILKVEDNRRYRLHKLTVQERVATSLYINTRTVFLKRILKQGRYVLIPTTYHPGIITKFILRLFTDVPSKLRELRADKPKMTCWNLLCGYPRRVTQIKVHSAEGLQMQDRSGGADPYVLIKCENQSVRSPVQHNTTSAIFDTQVIFYRKKIDSPIIVQVWNSNILCDQFLGQAVLTASPNDPREQQTLQLQGRGSGEAVEVPGRITIKVFSSDDLVEL, encoded by the exons ATGAGATGCAGA GACCTCTGTGAAGATCCCTACCTGTTTGTGAATGGAATCAGCTCTCATGACTTACACCAAGGCACACTGGGGAACTGCTGGTTTGTAGCTGCATGCTCTTGCTTGGCTCTGAGGAAGACCCTCTGGCAGCAG GTGATTCCAGACTTTAATGAGCAAGAATGGGACCCTAAAAACCCAGAGAAATATGCTGGGATTTTCCGTTTCCGTTTCTGGTGCTTTGGAGAATGGACAGAGGTGGTTGTTGATGATCTGCTGCCAACAATGGACGGGAGGTTGATCTACTGCCATTCCAATGTGAAAAATGAATTCTGGAGTGCATTACTGGAGAAAGCTTATGCAAA GCTGGCTGGATCTTATGAAGCCCTAGATGGAGGCAGCGCTGCAGATGCAATTGTGGATTTCACTGGAGCAGTGGCAGAATCTATTGATTTGGCACAGGGCAAGTATGGTGAGATTATCTCTGAGCAGATGAAGCTGTTTGAAGACTTGCTGAAAGTGCATAAAAGAGGAGGGCTGATCAGCTGTTCCATTACG GCTTCCTCTGGCATTCCCAATGAAGCGGAGACAGAGACAGGACTTATCATCGGTCATGCCTACTCAGTTACTGCAATTCGGAAGCTGCGCCTTGGAGAAAGGCTCATATTCTCTTTTAAGGCAGAAAAGCTGTTCATGATCAGGCTGAGGAATCCCTGGGGAAAAAGAGAGTGGAATGGTGCCTGGAGCGACAA ttCTGAGGAGTGGAAGAAAGTTAGCACTTCGGAACGTAAGAGCCTGGGACTCACTCTTGAGAATGATGGAGAGTTCTG GATGACGTTTGAGGACTGGTGTAAGAATTTTACTGATGTGGACATCTGCCGGATTGTGAATACCTCCTACTTCAGTATCCACAAgacctgggagaagaaaatgatgCATGGGGCTTGGACAAAGAATTCAGAGCCCTTGCTAAATCGCTCTGGTGGATGCTTTGATAACAAAGAGACCTTCCTTCAAAATCCCCAG TACATCTTTGATGTTAAGAAGACTGAGGACAAAGTCTTGGTCTCATTACAACAGGAGGATCGCCgcaaatacaagaaagaaaggaaaggagacaaCATCCCGATTGGCTTTGAAATACTCAAG GTGGAGGACAACAGAAGGTATCGACTGCACAAGCTGACTGTGCAGGAGAGAGTGGCCACATCTCTGTACATCAACACACGCACTGTGTTCTTGAAGAGGATCCTTAAGCAAGGCCGCTATGTCCTTATCCCAACTACATATCATCCTGGCATCATTACAAAGTTCATCCTGAGACTCTTCACAGATGTGCCATCAAAACTCAG GGAGCTGAGGGCAGATAAGCCTAAAATGACATGTTGGAATCTTCTTTGCGGCTATCCACGCAGAGTCACCCAAATCAAAGTTCACTCTGCAGAGGGCTTACAGATGCAAGACAGATCAGGCG GGGCAGATCCCTATGTACTGATCAAGTGTGAGAATCAAAGCGTGCGCTCCCCTGTGCAACACAATACCACCAGTGCCATCTTTGACACCCAAGTaattttctacagaaagaaGATCGACAGCCCTATCATTGTCCAG GTCTGGAACAGCAACATCTTGTGTGACCAGTTCCTCGGACAGGCGGTGCTGACAGCTTCACCCAACGACCCCAGAGAACAGCAGACTCTGCAGCTCCAAGGGAGAGGAAGCGGAGAAGCAGTCGAGGTGCCAGGTCGCATCACCATCAAGGTTTTTTCCAGCGATGACCTCGTGGAGCTATGA
- the CAPN6 gene encoding calpain-6 isoform X1, giving the protein MSSSVRLFRDQNYHELKGQCIQQRRLFEDPEFPASDESVFYQSAPPRKVEWKRPKDLCEDPYLFVNGISSHDLHQGTLGNCWFVAACSCLALRKTLWQQVIPDFNEQEWDPKNPEKYAGIFRFRFWCFGEWTEVVVDDLLPTMDGRLIYCHSNVKNEFWSALLEKAYAKLAGSYEALDGGSAADAIVDFTGAVAESIDLAQGKYGEIISEQMKLFEDLLKVHKRGGLISCSITASSGIPNEAETETGLIIGHAYSVTAIRKLRLGERLIFSFKAEKLFMIRLRNPWGKREWNGAWSDNSEEWKKVSTSERKSLGLTLENDGEFWMTFEDWCKNFTDVDICRIVNTSYFSIHKTWEKKMMHGAWTKNSEPLLNRSGGCFDNKETFLQNPQYIFDVKKTEDKVLVSLQQEDRRKYKKERKGDNIPIGFEILKVEDNRRYRLHKLTVQERVATSLYINTRTVFLKRILKQGRYVLIPTTYHPGIITKFILRLFTDVPSKLRELRADKPKMTCWNLLCGYPRRVTQIKVHSAEGLQMQDRSGGADPYVLIKCENQSVRSPVQHNTTSAIFDTQVIFYRKKIDSPIIVQVWNSNILCDQFLGQAVLTASPNDPREQQTLQLQGRGSGEAVEVPGRITIKVFSSDDLVEL; this is encoded by the exons GACCTCTGTGAAGATCCCTACCTGTTTGTGAATGGAATCAGCTCTCATGACTTACACCAAGGCACACTGGGGAACTGCTGGTTTGTAGCTGCATGCTCTTGCTTGGCTCTGAGGAAGACCCTCTGGCAGCAG GTGATTCCAGACTTTAATGAGCAAGAATGGGACCCTAAAAACCCAGAGAAATATGCTGGGATTTTCCGTTTCCGTTTCTGGTGCTTTGGAGAATGGACAGAGGTGGTTGTTGATGATCTGCTGCCAACAATGGACGGGAGGTTGATCTACTGCCATTCCAATGTGAAAAATGAATTCTGGAGTGCATTACTGGAGAAAGCTTATGCAAA GCTGGCTGGATCTTATGAAGCCCTAGATGGAGGCAGCGCTGCAGATGCAATTGTGGATTTCACTGGAGCAGTGGCAGAATCTATTGATTTGGCACAGGGCAAGTATGGTGAGATTATCTCTGAGCAGATGAAGCTGTTTGAAGACTTGCTGAAAGTGCATAAAAGAGGAGGGCTGATCAGCTGTTCCATTACG GCTTCCTCTGGCATTCCCAATGAAGCGGAGACAGAGACAGGACTTATCATCGGTCATGCCTACTCAGTTACTGCAATTCGGAAGCTGCGCCTTGGAGAAAGGCTCATATTCTCTTTTAAGGCAGAAAAGCTGTTCATGATCAGGCTGAGGAATCCCTGGGGAAAAAGAGAGTGGAATGGTGCCTGGAGCGACAA ttCTGAGGAGTGGAAGAAAGTTAGCACTTCGGAACGTAAGAGCCTGGGACTCACTCTTGAGAATGATGGAGAGTTCTG GATGACGTTTGAGGACTGGTGTAAGAATTTTACTGATGTGGACATCTGCCGGATTGTGAATACCTCCTACTTCAGTATCCACAAgacctgggagaagaaaatgatgCATGGGGCTTGGACAAAGAATTCAGAGCCCTTGCTAAATCGCTCTGGTGGATGCTTTGATAACAAAGAGACCTTCCTTCAAAATCCCCAG TACATCTTTGATGTTAAGAAGACTGAGGACAAAGTCTTGGTCTCATTACAACAGGAGGATCGCCgcaaatacaagaaagaaaggaaaggagacaaCATCCCGATTGGCTTTGAAATACTCAAG GTGGAGGACAACAGAAGGTATCGACTGCACAAGCTGACTGTGCAGGAGAGAGTGGCCACATCTCTGTACATCAACACACGCACTGTGTTCTTGAAGAGGATCCTTAAGCAAGGCCGCTATGTCCTTATCCCAACTACATATCATCCTGGCATCATTACAAAGTTCATCCTGAGACTCTTCACAGATGTGCCATCAAAACTCAG GGAGCTGAGGGCAGATAAGCCTAAAATGACATGTTGGAATCTTCTTTGCGGCTATCCACGCAGAGTCACCCAAATCAAAGTTCACTCTGCAGAGGGCTTACAGATGCAAGACAGATCAGGCG GGGCAGATCCCTATGTACTGATCAAGTGTGAGAATCAAAGCGTGCGCTCCCCTGTGCAACACAATACCACCAGTGCCATCTTTGACACCCAAGTaattttctacagaaagaaGATCGACAGCCCTATCATTGTCCAG GTCTGGAACAGCAACATCTTGTGTGACCAGTTCCTCGGACAGGCGGTGCTGACAGCTTCACCCAACGACCCCAGAGAACAGCAGACTCTGCAGCTCCAAGGGAGAGGAAGCGGAGAAGCAGTCGAGGTGCCAGGTCGCATCACCATCAAGGTTTTTTCCAGCGATGACCTCGTGGAGCTATGA